A genomic region of Arachis stenosperma cultivar V10309 chromosome 9, arast.V10309.gnm1.PFL2, whole genome shotgun sequence contains the following coding sequences:
- the LOC130948094 gene encoding putative E3 ubiquitin-protein ligase LIN-1 isoform X1: MAGNFRFTMDQKDIVRILTTTIDSFIQDRLIDKELRAQHKEQCAERLAAEDGSSEKDTEVEYSDQAVLANLDWGIEALEEAINTYNTETKLARLDYAEKMLQVCAMLNPKQKTAGVPNFYLSAWAHLNLSYLWKLRNNIQNCVLHAIDMFIVDPFFARIDFAPELWKTLFLPHMSSIVGWYSEERHKLMMEVIPETSDFSVTADFDQLFNESLVFSLRPNQLDKLQKLEQLYGESLDENTRLYAKYYKDCMNSDSTTSGKKVVPMLPIAEPPMTPLHELSRSVPDYVKFGPILPKSAGFSLMSMPKDGVNEKTRDKPSSHSKVENSSIWGTKESIIEENENENENEEDSDSDLDDASVGSPNKNNVFSPERKAIKDNNIEPKVHLSNQRSKIYSPSISSPLDSPRTPQDYSSSNPHMRSKREPKYLRLLSSRLRDSIISDSLTSSPDLSTDHIMNSDHEMMVNIKKKDYNRIPCMSYENEDSLVLNDSSFCESDEGYHGCISLPKLEKQTTGSKPPKDFVCPITGQIFCDPVTLETGQTYERKAIQEWLKTGNTTCPITRQPLSASMLPKTNYVLKRLITSWKEQHPELAQEFSNSNTNTPRGSSCSPLVKDNSMLSILQRTPDSMSHKNKEDYIIQRSKRFIQVAATSPTSVLSQAAVETIMNSMKPYISSLCTSENLQECEEAVLEIARSWKDAKSDPQIHSYLSKPTVINGLMEILSASLNGEVLRTTIYILTELIFLDESVGETLNSVDSDFDCLAALLKNGLAEAALLIYQLRPVFAQLSAHELIPSLVQVIQNKNELDDLQLVMDPKDAAIAILEQILAGGDEYSRSLNALSVISANGIPALVKYLERMEVRTSVVSILLCCMQAERSCKNLIASRVELSPVLELFHGGNDSVKGVCAEFLSELVQLNRRTFCNQILQIIKDEGAFSTMHTFLVYLQMAPMEHQLAVASLLLQLDLLVEPRKMSIYREEAVETLIEALWQKDFSNTQIKALDALLYLIGHVTSSGKSYTEAWLLKIAGFDQPYNALMKAEQLGQRDNDLVETMEDEKNALNSWQKRVAFVLCNHENGSIFKALEECLRSTSLEMAKSCLVLATWLTHMLSTLPDTGIKDVARESLLDEFINVLLSSKNMEEKILANLALNTFISDPIAHEALGGYAKSIYRTLRKLKKHSAAAVDIMRTLLNLKSVDVTELWSCKEVVELDLSSNGEVLSLLYLNGQVLSGHSDGTIKVWDARKRIPRIIQETREHTKAVTSLCSSGDRLYSGSLDKTIRVWTIKGNEIICIDVHDVKEAVYELTANARLACYVSQGTGAKVYNWSEAPKHINFSKYVKCLAVAGDKLYCGCSGYSIQEVDLSKHTSYSFFSGTRKLLGKQTIHSLQIHDGFLYACGSSVDATAGKIFSLSTKMVVGSLSTGLDIHRVAINNDFIFAGTKFGTIEVWLKDKFTRVASIKMAAGNTKITSLVSDADGMMLFVGSSDGKIQVWALD, encoded by the exons ATGGCAGGAAACTTCAGATTCACAATGGACCAAAAGGATATTGTTAGAATCTTGACAACAACCATCGATAGTTTCATTCAGGATCGATTAATCGACAAAGAACTAAGAGCTCAGCACAAAGAACAGTGTGCAGAGAGGTTAGCAGCTGAAGATGGAAGTTCTGAAAAAGACACTGAGGTAGAGTACTCTGATCAAGCAGTGTTAGCAAATCTTGATTGGGGTATCGAGGCGCTTGAAGAAGCTATCAATACCTATAACACGGAAACTAAGCTTGCGAGACTCGATTATGCTGAGAAGATGCTGCAAGTTTGTGCAATGCTGAATCCTAAGCAAAAGACTGCTGGAGTGCCAAACTTCTACCTTTCAGCTTGGGCACATTTGAACCTATCATACCTATGGAAGTTGAGGAACAACATTCAGAATTGTGTTCTTCATGCCATTGACATGTTCATCGTTGATCCTTTTTTCGCTCGGATTGACTTTGCTCCAGAACTCTGGAAAACTCTGTTCCTTCCACACATGAGCTCTATTGTAGGGTGGTATTCAGAGGAGAGGCACAAACTTATGATGGAAGTAATACCTGAAACTTCTGATTTTTCAGTCACAGCTGATTTTGATCAACTTTTCAATGAATCCTTGGTATTCTCTCTAAGGCCAAATCAGTTAGATAAGTTGCAAAAACTGGAGCAGCTTTATGGAGAGTCTTTGGACGAGAACACGCGGCTATATGCAAAGTACTATAAGGACTGCATGAACTCTGATTCCACTACCTCAGGCAAGAAGGTTGTTCCCATGTTGCCAATTGCTGAGCCGCCAATGACTCCTTTGCATGAGTTGAGCAGGTCGGTTCCAGATTATGTGAAATTCGGTCCGATTTTGCCTAAGAGTGCTGGCTTTTCTTTGATGTCAATGCCAAAAGATGGTGTAAATGAAAAAACCAG AGATAAACCATCGAGCCATTCCAAGGTGGAAAATTCATCTATATGGGGTACTAAG GAGAGCATCATTGAAgagaatgaaaatgaaaatgaaaatgaagaagattcAGATTCTGATCTTGATGATGCATCTGTGGGTTCTCCCAACAAAAATAATGTTTTCTCACCTGAAAGGAAGGCGATCAAGGACAATAACATTGAGCCAAAAGTGCATCTATCAAACCAAAGGAGTAAAATATACTCTCCTAGTATCTCCTCTCCCTTAGACTCTCCAAGAACTCCTCAAGACTATTCTTCATCAAATCCTCATATGCGCAGCAAAAGAGAGCCGAAGTACTTGCGCTTATTGTCTAGTCGTTTAAGGGATTCGATCATTTCTGACTCTTTAACATCATCACCAGACCTGAGCACTGATCACATTATGAACTCTGATCATGAAATGATG GTGAACATTAAGAAGAAAGACTATAATCGAATTCCATGTATGAGTTATGAAAATGAGGATAGCCTGGTGCTAAATGACAG TTCTTTTTGTGAAAGTGATGAGGGATATCATGGCTGCATTTCATTGCCCAAATTAGAGAAGCAGACTACCGGATCAAAGCCGCCAAAAGATTTTGTATGTCCAATCACAGGTCAGATATTTTGTGATCCTGTTACCCTTGAAACAGGCCAGACCTATGAAAGAAAAGCTATTCAGGAGTGGCTTAAaacaggaaacacaacatgccCCATCACGCGACAGCCTCTATCCGCAAGCATGTTACCCAAAACAAACTATGTTTTGAAGAGATTGATAACATCCTGGAAGGAACAACATCCTGAACTAGCTCAGGAGTTCTCAAATTCTAACACAAACACACCAAGGGGTTCTTCTTGTTCTCCATTGGTGAAAGACAACTCAATGCTGTCCATTTTACAAAGAACACCCGACTCAATGAGTCATAAGAACAAAGAGGATTATATCATACAAAGGAGCAAAAGATTTATACAGGTTGCTGCAACATCTCCAACTAGTGTGCTATCTCAAGCTGCAGTTGAAACAATCATGAATTCCATGAAACCATACATTTCAAGTCTCTGCACATCAGAAAACTTACAAGAATGTGAAGAAGCTGTATTGGAAATTGCTAGATCATGGAAGGATGCAAAGAGTGATCCTCAGATTCATTCTTATTTATCAAAACCAACTGTCATAAACGGTTTAATGGAAATACTTTCAGCTTCTCTGAATGGAGAAGTTCTGAGGACAACAATTTACATCCTTACAGAACTAATTTTTCTTGACGAAAGTGTTGGAGAGACACTTAACAGTGTAGATTCTGATTTTGATTGTTTGGCTGCTCTGCTCAAGAATGGTTTGGCCGAGGCAGCACTTCTGATTTATCAGCTAAGACCAGTTTTTGCTCAGCTATCAGCCCATGAGCTTATACCATCTCTAGTCCAAGTAATTCAGAACAAAAATGAGTTGGATGATCTTCAATTAGTTATGGACCCGAAAGATGCCGCCATAGCAATTCTTGAACAAATATTAGCCGGAGGGGATGAATACAGCAGGTCTCTTAATGCTTTGAGTGTTATTTCAGCAAATGGAATTCCGGCATTGGTAAAATATTTAGAGAGGATGGAGGTAAGGACGTCTGTTGTTTCCATACTTTTGTGTTGTATGCAAGCTGAAAGAAGTTGCAAGAACTTGATAGCAAGTCGAGTCGAATTGTCTCCTGTTCTTGAATTATTTCATGGTGGAAATGATAGTGTGAAAGGCGTCTGCGCAGAATTTCTCTCTGAGCTGGTTCAATTGAATAG GAGAACTTTCTGCAACCAAATCTTACAGATAATCAAGGATGAAGGAGCATTTAGTACAATGCATACATTTCTTGTATATCTTCAGATGGCTCCAATGGAGCATCAGCTTGCTGTTGCCAGTCTTCTTCTCCAGCTTGATCTTCTG GTGGAGCCACGAAAGATGAGCATTTATAGGGAAGAAGCTGTAGAGACACTAATTGAAGCACTTTGGCAAAAAGACTTCTCAAATACTCAAATTAAGGCTTTAGATGCTTTACTATATCTTATTGGACACGTCACTTCCTCAGGAAAGTCATATACTGAAGCCTGGTTGCTCAAGATTGCAGGATTCGATCAGCCTTACAACGCTTTAATGAAGGCCGAACAATTGGGACAACGTGACAATGATTTGGTGGAAACAATG GAGGATGAGAAAAATGCATTGAACTCTTGGCAGAAAAGGGTTGCATTTGTACTTTGTAACCATGAAAATGGTTCAATATTTAAAGCATTGGAAGAATGCTTAAGGAGTACTTCCCTAGAGATGGCAAAATCTTGCCTTGTTCTGGCCACATGGCTTACACACATGCTCTCTACGCTTCCTGACACCGGTATAAAGGACGTTGCTCGTGAGTCATTGCTTGACGAATTCATAAATGTTCTGCTGTCATCAAAGAACATGGAGGAAAAGATTCTTGCTAACCTAGCTTTGAATACTTTCATTAGTGATCCAA TTGCTCATGAAGCACTTGGAGGCTATGCTAAAAGCATTTATAGGACCTTGAGGAAGCTAAAGAAACATTCAGCTGCAGCAGTTGATATTATGAGAACCTTACTAAACTTAAAATCTGTTGATGTG ACTGAGTTGTGGAGTTGTAAAGAGGTTGTTGAGTTAGATTTGAGCTCAAACGGAGAAGTGCTTTCTTTGCTTTATCTGAATGGTCAGGTCTTGAGTGGACACTCTGATGGAACTATCAAG GTATGGGATGCAAGGAAGAGAATACCAAGAATCATTCAAGAAACTCGCGAGCACACAAAAGCTGTAACTTCTCTGTGTTCTTCAGGTGATAGACTCTACAGTGGTTCCTTAGACAAAACCATCCGG GTTTGGACTATCAAAGGCAATGAGATTATATGTATAGATGTTCACGATGTGAAGGAGGCAGTGTATGAGTTAACAGCAAATGCTAGATTGGCATGCTATGTGTCTCAAGGAACTGGAGCCAAG GTTTATAATTGGTCAGAGGCTCCAAAGCATATCAATTTCAGCAAGTATGTGAAATGCCTTGCTGTTGCCGGCGACAAATTGTATTGTGGCTGCTCCGGTTACAGCATTCAG GAGGTTGACTTGTCCAAACATACATCATATTCATTCTTCTCTGGTACAAGAAAATTGTTGGGAAAACAAACCATACACTCCCTTCAAATTCATGATGGTTTCCTCTATGCCTGTGGATCTTCTGTTGATGCAACTGCAGGAAAG ATATTTTCACTCTCCACCAAAATGGTAGTAGGATCACTATCGACTGGACTCGACATCCATCGTGTAGCCATCAACAATGACTTCATATTTGCAGGTACGAAGTTCGGCACCATTGAGGTTTGGCTGAAAGATAAGTTCACCCGGGTTGCTTCCATCAAAATGGCTGCTGGTAACACAAAAATCACATCATTAGTATCAGATGCGGATGGTATGATGCTTTTTGTTGGTTCCTCTGATGGAAAGATCCAG GTTTGGGCCTTGGATTAA
- the LOC130948094 gene encoding putative E3 ubiquitin-protein ligase LIN-1 isoform X2, with the protein MDQKDIVRILTTTIDSFIQDRLIDKELRAQHKEQCAERLAAEDGSSEKDTEVEYSDQAVLANLDWGIEALEEAINTYNTETKLARLDYAEKMLQVCAMLNPKQKTAGVPNFYLSAWAHLNLSYLWKLRNNIQNCVLHAIDMFIVDPFFARIDFAPELWKTLFLPHMSSIVGWYSEERHKLMMEVIPETSDFSVTADFDQLFNESLVFSLRPNQLDKLQKLEQLYGESLDENTRLYAKYYKDCMNSDSTTSGKKVVPMLPIAEPPMTPLHELSRSVPDYVKFGPILPKSAGFSLMSMPKDGVNEKTRDKPSSHSKVENSSIWGTKESIIEENENENENEEDSDSDLDDASVGSPNKNNVFSPERKAIKDNNIEPKVHLSNQRSKIYSPSISSPLDSPRTPQDYSSSNPHMRSKREPKYLRLLSSRLRDSIISDSLTSSPDLSTDHIMNSDHEMMVNIKKKDYNRIPCMSYENEDSLVLNDSSFCESDEGYHGCISLPKLEKQTTGSKPPKDFVCPITGQIFCDPVTLETGQTYERKAIQEWLKTGNTTCPITRQPLSASMLPKTNYVLKRLITSWKEQHPELAQEFSNSNTNTPRGSSCSPLVKDNSMLSILQRTPDSMSHKNKEDYIIQRSKRFIQVAATSPTSVLSQAAVETIMNSMKPYISSLCTSENLQECEEAVLEIARSWKDAKSDPQIHSYLSKPTVINGLMEILSASLNGEVLRTTIYILTELIFLDESVGETLNSVDSDFDCLAALLKNGLAEAALLIYQLRPVFAQLSAHELIPSLVQVIQNKNELDDLQLVMDPKDAAIAILEQILAGGDEYSRSLNALSVISANGIPALVKYLERMEVRTSVVSILLCCMQAERSCKNLIASRVELSPVLELFHGGNDSVKGVCAEFLSELVQLNRRTFCNQILQIIKDEGAFSTMHTFLVYLQMAPMEHQLAVASLLLQLDLLVEPRKMSIYREEAVETLIEALWQKDFSNTQIKALDALLYLIGHVTSSGKSYTEAWLLKIAGFDQPYNALMKAEQLGQRDNDLVETMEDEKNALNSWQKRVAFVLCNHENGSIFKALEECLRSTSLEMAKSCLVLATWLTHMLSTLPDTGIKDVARESLLDEFINVLLSSKNMEEKILANLALNTFISDPIAHEALGGYAKSIYRTLRKLKKHSAAAVDIMRTLLNLKSVDVTELWSCKEVVELDLSSNGEVLSLLYLNGQVLSGHSDGTIKVWDARKRIPRIIQETREHTKAVTSLCSSGDRLYSGSLDKTIRVWTIKGNEIICIDVHDVKEAVYELTANARLACYVSQGTGAKVYNWSEAPKHINFSKYVKCLAVAGDKLYCGCSGYSIQEVDLSKHTSYSFFSGTRKLLGKQTIHSLQIHDGFLYACGSSVDATAGKIFSLSTKMVVGSLSTGLDIHRVAINNDFIFAGTKFGTIEVWLKDKFTRVASIKMAAGNTKITSLVSDADGMMLFVGSSDGKIQVWALD; encoded by the exons ATGGACCAAAAGGATATTGTTAGAATCTTGACAACAACCATCGATAGTTTCATTCAGGATCGATTAATCGACAAAGAACTAAGAGCTCAGCACAAAGAACAGTGTGCAGAGAGGTTAGCAGCTGAAGATGGAAGTTCTGAAAAAGACACTGAGGTAGAGTACTCTGATCAAGCAGTGTTAGCAAATCTTGATTGGGGTATCGAGGCGCTTGAAGAAGCTATCAATACCTATAACACGGAAACTAAGCTTGCGAGACTCGATTATGCTGAGAAGATGCTGCAAGTTTGTGCAATGCTGAATCCTAAGCAAAAGACTGCTGGAGTGCCAAACTTCTACCTTTCAGCTTGGGCACATTTGAACCTATCATACCTATGGAAGTTGAGGAACAACATTCAGAATTGTGTTCTTCATGCCATTGACATGTTCATCGTTGATCCTTTTTTCGCTCGGATTGACTTTGCTCCAGAACTCTGGAAAACTCTGTTCCTTCCACACATGAGCTCTATTGTAGGGTGGTATTCAGAGGAGAGGCACAAACTTATGATGGAAGTAATACCTGAAACTTCTGATTTTTCAGTCACAGCTGATTTTGATCAACTTTTCAATGAATCCTTGGTATTCTCTCTAAGGCCAAATCAGTTAGATAAGTTGCAAAAACTGGAGCAGCTTTATGGAGAGTCTTTGGACGAGAACACGCGGCTATATGCAAAGTACTATAAGGACTGCATGAACTCTGATTCCACTACCTCAGGCAAGAAGGTTGTTCCCATGTTGCCAATTGCTGAGCCGCCAATGACTCCTTTGCATGAGTTGAGCAGGTCGGTTCCAGATTATGTGAAATTCGGTCCGATTTTGCCTAAGAGTGCTGGCTTTTCTTTGATGTCAATGCCAAAAGATGGTGTAAATGAAAAAACCAG AGATAAACCATCGAGCCATTCCAAGGTGGAAAATTCATCTATATGGGGTACTAAG GAGAGCATCATTGAAgagaatgaaaatgaaaatgaaaatgaagaagattcAGATTCTGATCTTGATGATGCATCTGTGGGTTCTCCCAACAAAAATAATGTTTTCTCACCTGAAAGGAAGGCGATCAAGGACAATAACATTGAGCCAAAAGTGCATCTATCAAACCAAAGGAGTAAAATATACTCTCCTAGTATCTCCTCTCCCTTAGACTCTCCAAGAACTCCTCAAGACTATTCTTCATCAAATCCTCATATGCGCAGCAAAAGAGAGCCGAAGTACTTGCGCTTATTGTCTAGTCGTTTAAGGGATTCGATCATTTCTGACTCTTTAACATCATCACCAGACCTGAGCACTGATCACATTATGAACTCTGATCATGAAATGATG GTGAACATTAAGAAGAAAGACTATAATCGAATTCCATGTATGAGTTATGAAAATGAGGATAGCCTGGTGCTAAATGACAG TTCTTTTTGTGAAAGTGATGAGGGATATCATGGCTGCATTTCATTGCCCAAATTAGAGAAGCAGACTACCGGATCAAAGCCGCCAAAAGATTTTGTATGTCCAATCACAGGTCAGATATTTTGTGATCCTGTTACCCTTGAAACAGGCCAGACCTATGAAAGAAAAGCTATTCAGGAGTGGCTTAAaacaggaaacacaacatgccCCATCACGCGACAGCCTCTATCCGCAAGCATGTTACCCAAAACAAACTATGTTTTGAAGAGATTGATAACATCCTGGAAGGAACAACATCCTGAACTAGCTCAGGAGTTCTCAAATTCTAACACAAACACACCAAGGGGTTCTTCTTGTTCTCCATTGGTGAAAGACAACTCAATGCTGTCCATTTTACAAAGAACACCCGACTCAATGAGTCATAAGAACAAAGAGGATTATATCATACAAAGGAGCAAAAGATTTATACAGGTTGCTGCAACATCTCCAACTAGTGTGCTATCTCAAGCTGCAGTTGAAACAATCATGAATTCCATGAAACCATACATTTCAAGTCTCTGCACATCAGAAAACTTACAAGAATGTGAAGAAGCTGTATTGGAAATTGCTAGATCATGGAAGGATGCAAAGAGTGATCCTCAGATTCATTCTTATTTATCAAAACCAACTGTCATAAACGGTTTAATGGAAATACTTTCAGCTTCTCTGAATGGAGAAGTTCTGAGGACAACAATTTACATCCTTACAGAACTAATTTTTCTTGACGAAAGTGTTGGAGAGACACTTAACAGTGTAGATTCTGATTTTGATTGTTTGGCTGCTCTGCTCAAGAATGGTTTGGCCGAGGCAGCACTTCTGATTTATCAGCTAAGACCAGTTTTTGCTCAGCTATCAGCCCATGAGCTTATACCATCTCTAGTCCAAGTAATTCAGAACAAAAATGAGTTGGATGATCTTCAATTAGTTATGGACCCGAAAGATGCCGCCATAGCAATTCTTGAACAAATATTAGCCGGAGGGGATGAATACAGCAGGTCTCTTAATGCTTTGAGTGTTATTTCAGCAAATGGAATTCCGGCATTGGTAAAATATTTAGAGAGGATGGAGGTAAGGACGTCTGTTGTTTCCATACTTTTGTGTTGTATGCAAGCTGAAAGAAGTTGCAAGAACTTGATAGCAAGTCGAGTCGAATTGTCTCCTGTTCTTGAATTATTTCATGGTGGAAATGATAGTGTGAAAGGCGTCTGCGCAGAATTTCTCTCTGAGCTGGTTCAATTGAATAG GAGAACTTTCTGCAACCAAATCTTACAGATAATCAAGGATGAAGGAGCATTTAGTACAATGCATACATTTCTTGTATATCTTCAGATGGCTCCAATGGAGCATCAGCTTGCTGTTGCCAGTCTTCTTCTCCAGCTTGATCTTCTG GTGGAGCCACGAAAGATGAGCATTTATAGGGAAGAAGCTGTAGAGACACTAATTGAAGCACTTTGGCAAAAAGACTTCTCAAATACTCAAATTAAGGCTTTAGATGCTTTACTATATCTTATTGGACACGTCACTTCCTCAGGAAAGTCATATACTGAAGCCTGGTTGCTCAAGATTGCAGGATTCGATCAGCCTTACAACGCTTTAATGAAGGCCGAACAATTGGGACAACGTGACAATGATTTGGTGGAAACAATG GAGGATGAGAAAAATGCATTGAACTCTTGGCAGAAAAGGGTTGCATTTGTACTTTGTAACCATGAAAATGGTTCAATATTTAAAGCATTGGAAGAATGCTTAAGGAGTACTTCCCTAGAGATGGCAAAATCTTGCCTTGTTCTGGCCACATGGCTTACACACATGCTCTCTACGCTTCCTGACACCGGTATAAAGGACGTTGCTCGTGAGTCATTGCTTGACGAATTCATAAATGTTCTGCTGTCATCAAAGAACATGGAGGAAAAGATTCTTGCTAACCTAGCTTTGAATACTTTCATTAGTGATCCAA TTGCTCATGAAGCACTTGGAGGCTATGCTAAAAGCATTTATAGGACCTTGAGGAAGCTAAAGAAACATTCAGCTGCAGCAGTTGATATTATGAGAACCTTACTAAACTTAAAATCTGTTGATGTG ACTGAGTTGTGGAGTTGTAAAGAGGTTGTTGAGTTAGATTTGAGCTCAAACGGAGAAGTGCTTTCTTTGCTTTATCTGAATGGTCAGGTCTTGAGTGGACACTCTGATGGAACTATCAAG GTATGGGATGCAAGGAAGAGAATACCAAGAATCATTCAAGAAACTCGCGAGCACACAAAAGCTGTAACTTCTCTGTGTTCTTCAGGTGATAGACTCTACAGTGGTTCCTTAGACAAAACCATCCGG GTTTGGACTATCAAAGGCAATGAGATTATATGTATAGATGTTCACGATGTGAAGGAGGCAGTGTATGAGTTAACAGCAAATGCTAGATTGGCATGCTATGTGTCTCAAGGAACTGGAGCCAAG GTTTATAATTGGTCAGAGGCTCCAAAGCATATCAATTTCAGCAAGTATGTGAAATGCCTTGCTGTTGCCGGCGACAAATTGTATTGTGGCTGCTCCGGTTACAGCATTCAG GAGGTTGACTTGTCCAAACATACATCATATTCATTCTTCTCTGGTACAAGAAAATTGTTGGGAAAACAAACCATACACTCCCTTCAAATTCATGATGGTTTCCTCTATGCCTGTGGATCTTCTGTTGATGCAACTGCAGGAAAG ATATTTTCACTCTCCACCAAAATGGTAGTAGGATCACTATCGACTGGACTCGACATCCATCGTGTAGCCATCAACAATGACTTCATATTTGCAGGTACGAAGTTCGGCACCATTGAGGTTTGGCTGAAAGATAAGTTCACCCGGGTTGCTTCCATCAAAATGGCTGCTGGTAACACAAAAATCACATCATTAGTATCAGATGCGGATGGTATGATGCTTTTTGTTGGTTCCTCTGATGGAAAGATCCAG GTTTGGGCCTTGGATTAA
- the LOC130947726 gene encoding mitochondrial uncoupling protein 3 — translation MKSGHQHGGGDNAHTKILLTSLSAMVAETTTFPIDLIKTRLQLHGESLSSSRPTGAVRIAAEIIREQGPLGLYKGWSPAIIRHLFYTPIRIVGYEHMRSVVSADNASLSIFSKALVGGISGCMAQVVASPADLVKVRMQADGRMARHGIQPRYSGPFDAFRKIVQAEGLKGLWKGVLPNVQRAFLVNMGELACYDHAKQLVIRSRIADDNVYAHTLASIMSGLAATSLSCPADVVKTRMMNQVAKEGKVLYISSLDCLVKTVKVEGIQALWKGFFPTWARLGPWQFVFWVSYEKFRKIAGLSSF, via the exons ATGAAAtcaggccatcaacatggtggAGGTGATAATGCTCACACAAAGATCTTACTTACTTCACTGTCAGCCATGGTGGCTGAGACTACAACTTTCCCAATTGACCTGATCAAGACCAGGCTTCAACTCCATGGTGAGTCGCTTTCCTCAAGCCGACCCACTGGTGCAGTTCGAATAGCAGCAGAAATTATCCGTGAACAAGGTCCTCTTGGCCTTTACAAAGGCTGGTCTCCAGCAATCATAAGACACCTATTCTACACACCTATTCGAATTGTCGGGTATGAACATATGAGGAGTGTGGTTTCAGCTGATAATGCTTCACTCTCTATCTTTAGCAAGGCTCTTGTTGGTGGAATCAGTGGTTGCATGGCTCAG GTTGTAGCAAGTCCAGCCGATCTTGTCAAGGTGCGGATGCAAGCTGATGGCCGTATGGCAAGGCACGGTATTCAACCTCGATATTCGGGACCATTCGATGCTTTTAGGAAGATTGTTCAGGCTGAAGGATTAAAAGGGCTGTGGAAGGGTGTTTTGCCTAATGTCCAAAGAGCGTTCTTGGTGAACATGGGAGAATTAGCATGCTATGATCATGCCAAACAATTGGTTATTAGAAGCAGGATAGCTGATGATAATGTTTACGCCCACACATTAGCTTCCATCATGTCAGGTCTTGCGGCAACTTCTTTAAGTTGTCCGGCTGATGTCGTGAAGACTAGGATGATGAATCAAGTGGCCAAGGAAGGGAAAGTCTTGTATATTAGCTCTCTTGATTGCTTGGTAAAGACAGTTAAAGTTGAAGGAATTCAAGCACTGTGGAAAGGATTCTTCCCAACATGGGCTCGGCTAGGTCCATGGCAATTTGTATTCTGGGTATCCTACGAGAAGTTCAGAAAAATTGCAGGGCTCTCTTCTTTCTAA